In the Solanum pennellii chromosome 5, SPENNV200 genome, one interval contains:
- the LOC107018711 gene encoding uncharacterized protein LOC107018711 — protein MALNTGNCTYSFSRFHVQAINTKEIKVKTKKETWQGRREFLFTTIIAIVQVNDSQTELLKRYLKKSEENKTKNDKERLDSYYKRNYRDYFGYLEGTLKDKKEELTESEQGILDWLEKNK, from the exons atGGCCCTAAATACTGGAAATTGtacatattctttttcaagatttcatgTGCAAGCAATAAATACCAAAGAAATTAAagtgaaaacaaaaaaagagacATGGCAAGGAAGAAGAGAGTTTCTATTTACAACAATTATTGCAATTGTTCAAGTAAATGATTCTCAAACTGAGCTTCTTAAGA GATATCTCAAGAAGTCAGAAGAGAACAAGACTAAGAATGATAAGGAG agGTTGGATAGTTACTACAAACGTAACTACAGAGACTATTTTGGATACTTAGAAGGCACTTTGAAGGATAAGAAAGAGGAACTCACTGAATCAGAGCAAGGCATTCTTGATTggcttgaaaaaaataaataa
- the LOC107018482 gene encoding vacuolar protein sorting-associated protein 60.2-like — protein sequence MKRVFGIKKETQPAPSVQDASDRINKRGESVEEKIKKLDAELARYKEQLKKTRPGPAQEAVKARAMRVLKQKRMYEGQRDMLYNQTYNLDQVSFAAEGIKDAQQTMAAMKSANKELKGMMKTVSIQDVDNLQDEMTDLMDVSNEIQETLGRSYGVPDDVDEEELMGELDALEADMEFEEGVPSYLQPDKEPDLDSELNMPSAPMGHASMPAGRANPQAEDELGLPAVPRASLRG from the exons ATGAAGAGAGTTTTCGGCATTAAGAAGGAAACACAACCTGCTCCGTCTGTTCAAGATGCTTCCGATAgg ATCAATAAAAGAGGTGAGTCAGTGGAAGAGAAAATCAAGAAGCTTGATGCTGAACTTGCAAGGTACAAGGAACAGCTAAAGAAGACTCGACCAGGTCCAGCTCAGGAGGCAGTAAAAGCTCGAGCTATGAGAGTGTTGAAGCAAAAGAGAAT GTATGAAGGTCAGCGAGACATGCTCTACAATCAGACATACAACTTAGACCAAGTCTCATTTGCTGCTGAGGGGATCAAAGATGCTCAGCAAACA ATGGCAGCAATGAAGTCAGCTAACAAAGAATTAAAAGGAATGATGAAAACTGTGAGCATTCAAGACGTAGAT AACCTACAAGATGAAATGACAGACCTGATGGATGTAAGCAATGAAATTCAAGAGACTCTTGGTAGAAGCTACGGTGTGCCTGATGACGTTGATGAAGAAGAGCTCATGGGCG AGCTTGATGCTCTGGAAGCGGAcatggagtttgaagaaggtgttCCTTCATACCTACAACCTGACAAGGAACCAGATCTGGATTCAGAGCTTAACATGCCATCAGCACCAATGGGACACGCGTCAATGCCAGCTGGTAGAGCTAATCCTCAG
- the LOC107019911 gene encoding apoptosis-inducing factor homolog B-like — MADSAGEKKRVVVIGGGVAGSLIARSLQDEANVTLIDMKEYFEIPWAALRSMCDPSFAKRAVFSHSEYLPRGNVITSAAANITDTEVVTAKGDKVAYDFAVIATGHSETGAYTKDEKFSQYQTDHEKIKSASSILIIGGGQTGVELAAEIAVDYPDKKVTIVHRGSMLLEFIGESASNKVVNWLKSRKVEIILGQSVDVNTAKDGVYKTSGGQTIDAECHFICIGKPIGSGWLKETVLKGSLDIHGRLMVDSNLKVKGRSNVFGIGDITDIPELKLGYLAQRHAGIAAKNIRLLMKNANDNNLNVYKPALPLSLIALGKREAVAQFYCLSCIGRLPGMIKSGDLFVGRTRKQLGLLSELQ, encoded by the exons ATGGCGGATTCCGCGGGAGAGAAGAAAAGAGTAGTGGTGATTGGAGGTGGAGTTGCTGGATCTCTTATTGCAAGGAGTCTTCAAGATGAAGCTAATGTTACCCTCATTGATAT GAAGGAGTATTTTGAGATTCCTTGGGCTGCCTTAAGGTCAATGTGTGATCCTTCATTTGCAAAACGAGCCGTCTTTAGTCACTCTGAATACCTTCCCCGtggaaatgtcattacatctgcTGCTGCTAACATCACGGATACAGAGGTAGTAACTGCAAAAGGCGACAAAGTTGCGTATGACTTTGCTGTTATTGCTACTGGTCACTCGGAAACTGGTGCTTACACGAAAGATGAGAAGTTTTCTCAATACCAAACAG ATCATGAAAAGATTAAATCTGCCAGCTCCATATTAATAATCGGGGGAGGACAAACAGGCGTGGAACTGGCTGCTGAAATTGCTGTGGATTATCCCGATAAGAAGGTGACGATTGTACATAGGGGATCAATGTTGTTAGAATTTATCGGAGAAAGTGCCAGCAATAAGGTAGTGAATTGGTTAAAATCAAGGAAGGTCGAAATCATTTTGGGGCAATCTGTCGATGTAAATACTGCAAAAGACGGTGTTTACAAAACATCTGGTGGACAAACTATAGATGCTGAATGTCATTTCATTTGCATTGGAAAGCCGATAGGTTCAGGGTGGCTAAAAGAAACCGTCTTGAAAGGTAGTTTGGATATTCATGGAAGGTTGATGGTTGATTCTAATTTAAAGGTCAAGGGTCGAAGCAATGTCTTTGGTATCGGAGATATTACTGATATCCCT GAACTTAAACTAGGATATTTGGCTCAAAGACACGCGGGGATAGCTGCCAAGAACATAAGATTGTTAATGAAGAACGCTAACGACAACAACTTGAATGTATATAAACCTGCTTTACCATTGTCGTTAATCGCTCTAGGCAAAAGAGAAGCTGTAGCACAGTTTTACTGTTTATCGTGTATTGGACGCCTTCCAGGGATGATAAAATCGGGAGATTTATTCGTTGGGAGGACTCGAAAACAACTTGGTTTGCTATCTGAACTTCAATAA